The Rhopalosiphum maidis isolate BTI-1 chromosome 4, ASM367621v3, whole genome shotgun sequence region tccaatgaatattatttaattactacacaataactaaaatcgttattttttgtttgaatattcGAGCTCCTCAAAATTcgaacttaaaatgtctagATTTTCAGCTATTTGAgtttcaaaatacaaaaaaaaaaaaaatgaaaaataaaacacttatcattataaaattaaaacattcatCAACACGTTCCACCCAAAATCTTAAatcgaattataataattaaaaatacaccgAATAttctagtatttaaatatatatatatttatacatttgatgTTACTTTTTAGAACATACCAAACTTAACTGACATAACCCTGTCAGCTAATATTTTAGCCAAATATCTTCATTAtactagaaaaaattaaaaattatattgattattttttacatatcgtgttttaattattatatacgattataGATACTTAcgaatcaattataaatttcaaattaacttACTGATAACGAATCGTCAAGAGGTGCTTGCGATGTTATATTTCCTTTTATTTCTGTAATATTTCTTgcttttttacttaaatatagattaaatttcatttgtaGATACTGTGTCGTCTCACAGGGACGTATCGTTTGAAATCACAATTCGATATTCTCCctgaaataaaagaaaacttaaaaaatagtttatatttaacttataaatggccaaaactgaaaatatgtccggttttattgttttaatatatcttggaattaaattatttaccactGGCAAGTTTGGCATATAAACATCTTTTGATTTGGAcacataacaaattataagaagaagaattgttttcaataaaaacattatgataTTCACAGAAAAGAGCaacaattaataggtattgaaagttaaaaacgcgagaataaaaaatatttacgaaataCAACTAGATACtaataggtatctattatcgttattattttgactagTACGTAACGATTCATGCATGAGTAATgtctttaaattatgaatatagtgttataatctaatatatacataataatataataggtataaatgtatgtaatataaatgttatgtagtaatttaattttaatatgtactggtattattataaaacattttacaaggCATGTAATTATGTGGACGTTCTTTGATTTGAAATTAGAAGAGTAGAACATTGAATTAGTTCAATAAGaagaagaattttaaataaatcataaattttgttattcatACAAATAAGTAACGACTAACGATGTGTATTAGTAGTGCACTGTACTGCGTGTATATGCATCGTTACAAGACCTTAGGAGGACGTCTCACCCGCATAtgtgtctccgtcttacacacgtacgacatgataaattttcgttcaccagtttcaatagtgtgattttagttttaatataagagtgaattgacctacTATAAAGCTTTttggtaagaacattatctgtgttctctcattgggtttttacgatattttaatttttaggtgaattatgagtatgaaattattaaatatttaaaaatgctcataattcacttaaaaattaaaatgtcgtaaaaaaccaacgagagaacacagataatgttcttaccaaatagttttataataggttaattcactctaatattaaaactaaaagcagactattgaaacaaaaatttactatgtcgtacgtgtgtaagacggagacaacacatgcgagtGAGACGTCCTCTTAACTCCGAATACGCGGTTTTTTTAACCTCGTAACTCCGcacataagttttttatttttttattgttaaaatacaatatatattattaaaattaaataaaaataatattagatagaaAATACCGGAAACATCATAATCTAAACGATGTATATCACTaacatttatatcaattattttaagtctataggtagttataactaaaaacgaattatttaataaaaataataataatcaacacaTACAACAAAAATCGTCGTTgccagtataaaattaaatgcaatacaactataatgtaaattaaaattagttaatattattaaattaagctaaactttttacaaaattatatctatcaaTTTGGTTGTCGTtgaataattctatttttttatttataatttgcatattaatattttgttgagttctaattatattactgtCATTATTATTGCAGCAGAATTTGTTCGTATGTAAGAATCCGTTTGAGtaactaaaacatttttaataaaaactgtaatacTTGGATGTACTGAAgtaaataaatcatcaaaTTTGGCATGAAAAGACTCACTCAATTAAATAGATTTGTAATAACATCAGAGAACTGATCAGTGATCGCTGTTGATTCGTTGAATCACTAAGGCATGGTAAGTTATAACCGATACACAACAATAACGATTAGATATGACTTTGcagatataatagtttaattttaatttcgacTTAATTTTACACCGATGTAGGTAGCGATTTcttaatcttaatttatttttatggcatGTGGAAATTTggcgttataaatatttttaggacgCGGAGTTACGGCGCATTCATTTTTTAGACCGTGCGGAAATACGGTGCATGCGAAGCTACGGTACGGATTCACAAGATACTTTTATTCGTGTGGAACTATAGACCTACGGTACGTCCGATAAtgggttttaaaaatttaaaaatgtgagtTGGGATACCTTATCAGTAATCAGTGAAGGTGCGGTTTCCGAGGCGGGTCTACAGGTAGCGGCGACAAGTCGCCGCGACACGTCgctagtttaaatttttacgaacattataatataggctgGTTTGGAACGCGTGCATGCCATCTAGCGGCAACCGATCTTTTGGTAGCGGCGACCGACGAAACGACTGCATCGCGATCAGTAGGAGTGTGAATGTGTACTCTAAAGCAACAAGTTTGACCGCCtgcaacataatacatattatacctttttagtatctaattataattaatttttatttttaaacaatttataaatatagtaggtacatactacatatagtacatatagtacttacttgtatattaaagtagatatacttatacttatacattatgcaaaataaaactatgCGCCAGTTCGAATTGTTGGTAAATGAAGACATTCTATCaggagaaaacaaaaaaaataaaaaaaaatctcagcCAACATTTAgggaattaattttacaagatCCGTCGTGGCAGGAAATGTCCATTGACGTAAATAAATCTGGTAAgtacaatatgaaatataaaatataaagtagtaTGATAAGGTTAAGACTAAATAttctagtttataattatttatgaattgttaTTAGATAGacctttaaaaaatttaaaatgctattaatacaataatattttttaataataataatacattttataacttataatattttatagttaaagatACATTGAAAACCATTGTGTCTTCGTACTCTGAAAATAAGCGAAAACTTGATACGGAATATGCAGCTCcagataaaaagaaaatattgttgttggcTCCTCATCTTAGCTTTTTAGAAGAAATGCTAAACAAACGAAAGtacgtataaagttttataatttattttacttataatacctatttaagatatatttcaATGATAGGCAAAGTGAAAACATAACtagttatgtttaatgttattacttatttgtcataaaaaatataatatgtgtatttattcaCTGGGCGTCTGGGCTTATATCTCGCAAAAGGTTATTGACTTAATGGATACCTACtcatcacttaaaaattataatattactgccTAGTACctcaaaaaatacatatttgaaaGTAATTTTCGTAATCAATTATACCTCTAAAATTcgtagtaattagtaataataataaacaacaatatattataatttatgatatactaaatagttaatattatgaaattaaacatGGTGTACCTACTGGTTATTAAGGGTTAATAGCCTGAATAGGTTATTGCCTATTGAAACTACTGTAATTTAGCCGTAATCATCGCCCATACATGatgactataattaatatttattattttattttattacttaaattacagAGCAACTTCAAATCTTGATCATAGAAACATCAACTCTCAAAATGAAGACACTGAAGTAATGAATATTGTTGATAACGgtgtagaaaataatttactacccAACACATCATCtcaaacaacaatatataaaaaaaaaaatgatcaattACACAATAGTTTTGAAAAGAAGCCAAAGGAGCAACAAACATTTGAAACAATTACGTCacaaaacgaaaatatttttttaaaacgcgATGAATGCGATGATAtcgatcatttttttaaaagcctctctttatcaataaaaaaattaccatcaAAAGGAATTTCTgaggcaaaattaaaaatgctgtCAACATTTATGGAGATTGAAGATAAGTACACGGATTATCCATCAACCTCTGCAGAGTAACACAATTCATAAGGCACACAGGATGGACAATGgtcagtataattttcttcaaCATGCATCAACTTGTAAAGTATACCCCAGtacttcaaattttaaccatGACAAAGACAGTAAGATTtcagataattatataaaaaataaataattattagtggaattcaaatttatatgtaattgacattatttataagagcATTActtatttcaacaaaatattttaaaaacaatatattagataatactttaatagtcCATTAAACATAGCcacataagtataatatataaatataataatatgtaagttaaCGTTaaagtctttaaaaatatattataaatattaaaaattacataagtaGGTACGCATATACAGAAATATAAACGTATGTATCACGGAtcaacaaatatacaatataaatattagctaggtataatattattattaagtatacctatagtaatacatattagttattaatttttttttaaattatttaatataatgatacactatattatgatataattgttaatttatttgcgGTAGACCGCATACTATATGACAGCCTcctaaacgatataatatgatgaaattGATGAGGTTGTTAAGAGGATGTCATACCCGTATGTGTTATCTCGTATGTCTTATGAACTTGAAACAGCAAATTCGCATTCAGCAGAATCAATTTTATGCTATTAGCTTTAACATCAAGTGTagctattaaaatatccaaataGTAATTAAGAGTTTCCAAACGTTTTGAGCATTCGgtttatatataccatattcataattatatacaaatgaaacaaatctgttattgttataaaatactagCTACAAATCTATTAGCTAAAACACATCGTAagtgtaattaaatatgtgtatacccACAGTCagtagatttttttcattagcgTGGAAAATATCCAACGTAGGTATACCTACGAGTACTGACTGAATCagtattgtatacctatagtaaAACCTACCGTACCGGAAACGGGGTCATTTTCGATACTTTTTATGGGAAAACCTCCGAATAGGTACCTgttttaatcttaatttaaaaataatgtcaaaaCAACcgaagaaaaatatgtttacgctatagaataacaataacaaatttgtTTCACGAcattgaattgtatttatataatatgtatgctttcataatttttttgtcgtattcgtttaattatatgtacccattgattaaatattaaaattatattatatctactattaagacattaaataataatattataatttaattgattctagtgcattttttttcctttgcgCATTTATCCTTGACAAACTACAAATTCATTAGAACTGGTGAATGGTGATGTATTATGTTAGTCCAACATCATTCGATCAATAAATATGTTGGTcggcataatattacattattattttcgtacaaCGTACTTGTAAGCTATAgagcaaaacattattataaagctCATTCCTACCACTCTTCTTGTGCAACCTAACTGTGGATTTTGCCACCCACATTATTTGGGTGTAAATCAATACTGTACCGCCGAAAACTGACACGTTTCTGACCTTTAACCAGCTTCGACATCAGCTCTTACCCGGCCGGATTTTGGGTGGTAGGGAGGACGTTTGCAAGCCCGCGTAGCTGGTGTgtcaagataataatataccgttGTCAGCACAACAGTTTtgtgtaatttgtaatttttatgatgaaagtttatactttttaaagataaaccaATTAGAGAAAAAATGATACAACAttaatactacctatataatattataaaagcgtGATAACAGTATTCCTTGTGTCTAGTACCATCTGTATCTACCAGAACGTGTTTTGGccttattttcaataatttttcccCGAAAGTAGACGAACGTCGACGACACTCGCGACGAAAAcgacaacaatatttataattattatataggtataaatacataattaaatcagatatattttaatgtgtagtgtaaatgtacaagacagtGTTGTCATTTAGAATTTGGATTGCGGAAAGTATTTATTtgcgtttttaaaattcaatattacgtTAATCCGGCctactttttaaataggttTAGCTGAAAAATGGATAGATTCCAGACAGAATTAGTGACTTGTATTGTGTAAAtatgagtattaaaataattgaaataacgtGACTATCGTAGAAAACCAAGAGGTTGAGTTTAGACTGTAATAAATTCTATtagaatatacaattattaattattatacacttttacCTTTTTTCGGTATGAAACGATATCGGCTGTGCTTGTGATTTATCAACGAGTAACAACTGTCGTTTTTAATCACTTATTTAACAACACATTATGCTCGTGttaactaaaaacaataaaaataaaataacatttatcattattgcCACCGCGAATGACGCGTGTGTCTATAAGTCCCAAAGACAGGCGATAAAAgcagtatactataataataatatgtatacatttatatcgtCGTTTAATTCTCGTGATTAAATCGAGCGAGTATTTTTCAGAATCACGTCAATagtaagttgtaatattataacaacatcGTGACGGTCGTAATCGTCTTTTGatgcatcataatattataatataatatgtaagggtatagctaatttttttatattttattttttgccgaTTCTCCTTTTTCACTAACTAGTGAGACTATTGTTACAAGATATGACAAGCTTATAGGATATAACAAgccaagtaaattaaaatttaggcATACATGTACTTTCTACGACAGCATTACATATTGaccaatatttactatttagactTGATAATAGAAAATAGGAACACACAGTGCTCGAATtggaaatataaaagaaaGGGGACTATCagacttgaaaaaaattagcGTTCCACTCAATGATTGAAACCAACCTAAATCGTGGGGGGCACATCCCCCAAATAGTATTATCgacaataatcaaaaaaacattacaacGATACAAAAAGTacacaacaacaataaataattattattaattaaaaacaaatattttattttattttgaaatacaaactataattatttaaatttttaatatattccatagctctatatataatatgaatggcTCTCTTCGTTATTTTGTCGCTTAGGGCAGCAGTTAACTTAATCGCAGCACATCGTTTGTCCTTCTGTGATACAACATAATGCTCGTGTaaat contains the following coding sequences:
- the LOC113549885 gene encoding uncharacterized protein LOC113549885, which produces MSIDVNKSVKDTLKTIVSSYSENKRKLDTEYAAPDKKKILLLAPHLSFLEEMLNKRKATSNLDHRNINSQNEDTEVMNIVDNGVENNLLPNTSSQTTIYKKKNDQLHNSFEKKPKEQQTFETITSQNENIFLKRDECDDIDHFFKSLSLSIKKLPSKGISEAKLKMLSTFMEIEDKYTDYPSTSAE